The genomic window ATAGCTATCCTGTCAATcatatgtgtttatttgtctAAGAAAATCACAAAAACGTTCCAAAATAAGAAGCTAATGTTTGTCATCTCTACGattatcaaaataaatttcaattCATCCTCTGACcagcaaatataaatatatacaaatacgTATTTCTCTTGCCCCATGATGACCAGCTGTAGATTATTATTCAAAAATATACAACGGTTTTTAATCAGTGAACAGTGATAGGAGGCAATTTGGAACAACCGtcttattaaaaattaaaaattattgaTCTGTTTTTTGGAAAAACCCAAAAAGTTCAGACAAACCATTTATTAAAGACACGTGGAAGATCTATGACCTTCCTAAAGATGGTCTTGTAGGTAAATCTTGTCCCAGGAGAGGCAAAGGAGGAGAGAGCAGCTTGGGGGTCAGACATGAGAGAAGTTTACTACTATAAACTACTACTACAAACAGGACACATTCCTCTTGTAATTCTGAACATCTGGTACCCATGttacttcttttttctctccagcGTGGGTATTTTGGGTTAGTCAAAATAAGCCATATGTGAAATCTTCACACTGCTTTCCACTCTGGTGATAGCCTGTTATAGCTCTGCCCTGCATTTTCTTAGTTTACCTTGTTTATAGCTATTCTTGGGCATCCACTGCCAGCTCAAAGTTGTTTCGCTTATTTTTGAATGTGTGCTGCAATCTGTGATCACAAAGCTGTGAACGTGTATAGAAATTATTAGCTCTTTATGGTCCTGGCAGGACCATATTTGCCTCCATATTTGGCGCTTGCAAGGACAAAATGATTCATGACGCTGTGATGGAGTGAGCAATGATTTGGAAAAGTCATTTTAATATATTCTCGTGCGATATTTCCACCACTTCTGGTGACTGAGTTGCTACCATAGAAACAAGTATGTGTTGTTTTCCACACTGGAACATGCCAGCGTGAACATCACATCTGGCCTGGTGGGATGGGTTAAAAAGGCAAGCTGTTGCATTTTAGACAGCAGTCTGAGTTATAGCTGCAGGTTAAAAGTCAAGCTGACGGGCCATTTGTGGCTGAGCTTTGGGATACTGTTGACACTGTTGGAAATGAGGGGTCTGAGTGCAAAAACAATCGCACATTTCTTCAAAGAGAATCAGTGAGGCAGTCGGTTTCAGTGACTAGTTTGCTCCTTATTGTTGCACTTCCTCCTATCTAAGATTTCCATGTCAACCTCTGTTTATAAGCATTTGTGTcattggaggaagtaattagtCAAACACTAGTGTCATTCAGCTtgcgttatttttttaaagcagtcaTGAGGACATGAGATCCTAAATTTGTGCTTAGTTTCTAAATACAGATTACATAATATGGGGTTTAAATTGAGCCCAGAAAAACGGCTGCATCAGGTCATCTCGTGTGGCATTCAAGTGTTGCTGGTTTACATAACAAGTCTGATGACAGGTCCGGTAATAGGCCGGTACCCTGATAGCAGCATGTTGTGTTATGAAGAAATGTGCTGCCTGAACAATACTGAGACCAAAGAGTGAGAAGGAGATGCACGTCGTCTCCTTCAACAGGATGCCAAATGTCAACACAGGAAGTGAGGTCACGGTATAAGTCTTGAAAACGTTGTCATCAGTTTGCTGATGGCGCCAGAGACTCATAAAGACACTATGAATGAAACGAATGCTtacattatttgtttttttctgtttcccagAACTCTATGAACCTGCCTCCAGACAAAGCCCGGCTCCTCAGACAGTATGACAATGAGAAGAAGTGGGACCTGATCTGCGACCAGGTGAATTTGTGAACTTTGTATCATTAATTAGTAAACCTGCTGTAAGACTACACACACCTGTCCACATTTTGGTGTGGCTGACTGCAGCAACTTACATCACGCCGCTCTTTTGTGTATCTTCAGGAGAGGTTTCAGGTGAAGAATCCTCCTCACACCTACATCCAGAAGCTTCGCGGGTACTTAGATCCTGGAGTAACACGAAAGGTGGGACCGTACAAAAATCATAAAGTAGAACCCGGCTGATTGATGCGTGTCAAAGTCTACTTACAGGTTACACACACAACTTCTGTGACAGCTCTGATGCACCTTCTCCTTATCTCTGCTTGAGGCATTATCAACTGTTACCAGCTTAAAGTATCAGAAGTTCATTGGTCAGGTTGCAGGGTGTTTGACTTCTCTGGTTCTCCTTTATTCATCCTCTATTTTACAGTTCAGCCTGAAGATGAGGGCAACACTAAACCTGCTGAGTAggattattgttgtttttgaggAACTGAAAAGTTCTCATGAAAACTGCCTAGAAAGCACAGCTTCAATGTAACCTGTAATAACCAGCATTCGTTGTGTCTTACAGAAGTTTCGCAGGCGTGTGCAGGAATCTACAAAAGTCCTGAGGGAACTGGAGATTTCACTGAGGACAAATCACATTGGGTAATCATGTCTTAgcttctatttttctggtgAATTATGCAGGTCTATTCATCTAAAGCTCAAGGAAACCACATTATTGTTTTGCCCGGTAAAGAATATTCTATTGTgtgtccctgctgctgctgctgctgctgctgcagggacCCAGAGCTTTTTCTGGTGCCCAGATTCCCCCCTCCTATTGTTCCAACTGCCAAGCTCTGCAGCTCCACTTCATAGAGCTGGTGCTCATAATGCCCAGATGGTAGCCATTGTATGGCCTTGTCCACTCCCCCATAGAAGGCAGCAGGAAGCTTTGTTGTATGCCAGAGGGACAGGAAGCCCGGCTGACCATTGCTGAACCCAGTGAAAAGCACAAGAACAAACACAAGGATACATGTATGTTTACAGAAGTCTCGCATAGTAAAGCAAACCACATTTTTGCATTGCAGACTCAAAAGCAGTACATTTTCCTCCTCATCCATCACACACGTGGATGCTATTTTATCGATTCGTAGCCTTCAGTGTTGCAGACATGATCTACGTAATCCGTAGTCATGGAGGTGCTGCAGTGACTTGCCACTTAATCTGTGAACCAAAGTAAAACATACCTTCATTTTTTATGGACTTCATTGAGCCACGTGAATAACTCTTATACAATTTGCCTTCATCAATAaaggactttttctttttcaatgcaGTTTCCAGAAAGGCTCACAGGCAAAGGAAAAGGAGATCTATTTTCAGAAGACTTTTGTGGGTGGGATTAAGTGTAACAGATGCCGGTTTATTGTGTGTCTGAATCCTCAGCCCTGTCTGGTGTGTTATTCCTGAGATTGCCAAGAAAATCTGAAATAGCAACTGGTTGGAGAGAAGTACAGGGAGGAAAGAGTGAGGGTTCACAGCAACGAGGGAGGGGGGCAGGAAGCTGATGATCAAGCCCACCTCCTCgtcccccctcctccctcctggACCCGGTCTAGTTGCTTTGTTCgctttcctctgctcctctgctcacctctcttccttttccctcttcctccttccctccgCTGTCAGGGTCCTGATTGGTTTCCTGCCTAACTTGCCATTGGCTGACCAGCAATCTGTCATCACAGCCATCATTTCAAGACTATTTTAAGAACCTTTTACCTCATTCCATCTCCCCCTGGAGTTCCCTCAAAATGTGGGGAGGAGGTAAAGGGGTCTGTGGGGGAGGCAGACTAAATACTGTTGAGTGTCAGGGGTTCTTCCTGAGCCCAGCTCTCTTAGCCATATGCCCTCCACATTCTTTCTCTAGCTGCAATGGGAATTCCTTTGTTTGGAGAAAACTGGAGTGAGGAAAACTGAAGCCTTGCTCTGCTTTACTTTCCATGGaattttttccactttcttttAGAGCTATTGAAGAGCCGTCATCCCAAATAATTCTCATTTATTACAACTTTCGTctcatttttttgtaattatgttGCCTATAATAGTTACCGAAGTATCATTACCTGGATATATGGTAGATCTGTATAACTACAAATCAGTTGAACAAGTAGCATGATGTGTCCGAAAATTCAGCTGGATGTGAATGAAGCGGAATATGAAAGCTTAAATGCCTCTAAAAACTTCCAGCATTACTTAAATAACAACTATGAAAAGTTCAGCCAAAGTTGAACCAGTGTATGAATAATTTGTTTAAACCTGCCTGCTAGTCTATCCATGATTTACAATTACATTTAAAGCTACAATAAAGAGATCCACTAAAGAATAAAtagcaataagaaaaagaaagacaatatAAAGAATCTTCCTTTCACTTatgtaatttattaatttattagaaCAGTTGCTTAAAAACTCATTGATATTCGTTGCGGTTGAGAGAAGTACTGGGGCTCTACATCTAGTTACATTATCACACAGCCTTTCCTTATATACATCTGTACACATCTGTTTTATCAGTTGCTATTGTGATTCCACGTCACACAGTACAGTGATAAATGTTCCCTCAGCATTTTAAAGTTCATTCTTCTGTCACGTGCTCTGCTAGCTGTCCttatttcagttattatttgttctttttataaattaaaaaagaaaagcaaaacaaagcaaacccaAAAGGACAAATAACTGGTATTACATTTGATCAGCAGAAAAGCCAAAACTAGACCTGAGTTGTTCTAAACCAGTTCTTTAAGTACAAAAGGATTTATGAGAAGGCTTCAGAATAAGAAGAATCCTAGTTTTCtttatgtctctctctctctgttagtCGGTAACGGGCTGTCCGAAAGGATAAGGGTGTACTCTGGATCTGGCGCCCCGCTaacctctctctgctttcaTGCGTCACAGGTGGGTCAGGGAGTTCCTCAATGATGAAAACAGAGGTCTTGATGTCCTTGTTGAATACCTCTCCTTTGCTCAGTGTGCAGTCAtgtaagtacacacacacacacacacacacacacacacacacacacacacacacacacacacacacacacacacacacacacacacacacacacacctcttgaCCAAACCTTTCCTTAGGAACTGGGTTGGGCTGTGAATCCAGCTGCTGAGTCTTTTAGAGCCTGTGATATTAGTACATTGCATTCATTGGATGTATTTCCTGTGTCTTGTTGCATACTTTGTAACGTGAATGCATTTCTGGACGGATGCTACCTGGTTGAGTGCTGAGCTATACTTTGGGACAGAATCTGTGTGCTGAGCTTTATCGTGCAGCTTGATGACAGTTCTTGTGATAATGCCTGGCTCTCTACTAAGCTGCCTTGCAAACCTAACCTCCCCCATGCCTCTCATCTACACCCCTGTGCCTCTGTGTTGGCTTCTCTGTTTGTCTATGGCCCAGGTTGGATTTTGAGGGGCTGGAAAATTGGGAGGATAGCTTCTTGGACAAGTCTAAATCTTGGAGCAGGTCCATAGAGGATCTGCACCATACGAACGCCCAACCCTTCTGCAACACTCTGGTGCGCTCTGCCCGCCAGTCTGTTCTTCGGTACGTATTGCTAAGCAAGCTTCCCGCTATTAGCTTCCTCTGTTACTGCCTTGCTCTGCTAACCTTGAATGCTATATTTGCATGCAAGCCCATTGTCTTAGTACTGGTTTGTTAAAAAGTCTCTGACCTTTAGTGCtatctgtctctctttgttAACCGTTCTCCTTCATCTGCCCAGATGTGCATCTGCACTGTCCACAGATGAGATCCAGCTGTGAGCAGCAACATATGTTGGACAGTTGTGATTCTCCTCTTCACCACTGTAGAGACATGACTTAAAGACAGATAGGGTGTAAAGTCTGATCGGAAAAACAGATATTATATAAGGGTGCACAAAAATAGTCCACAAGGACAGACTCTAGacttataaatattatataaatatattgtcAGATAAATTACTACTGAACTGTTATTGGTAGAAGGTATAAAAAGTTTTTCCGCCCACATTTGTAACAaagtatggaaaaaaaaacatattcttGATGTATGGTTATCCCGATCATAAACCTTACCAGAACAGTTACCATGAAATGACTGTGCAATACAGTTACATAATAGCAGTCTGTGAACAGAATTCGGTCTGTTAACAGCAACAAGGAAACCAGGCATTTCCCATAATGCATCTGTAACCTCAAAAGCCATCTAAGTTTTTTTCTGTCAGACCTCATTCTCTgtaattttctctttctgtctctcgctGCGACACacttaaaacaaaaatcatagAAAATAGTAGATACACTTCAGAGCTCTGTTTGACTAACAGAATAGAAGCCAGAACATGAATTTCATTGCTGAATTTGCTTTAATGTGCTGAATCTGTTGCAGCTACGGCTCAGTCGCGAATAGCAAAACCATCAAGAACTCCCGCCTCGTGAGTCAAAAGGatgatgtgcatgtgtgcatcatGTGCCTGAGAGCAATCATGAACTACCAGGTACCAGGAACCACCTACAACCCACAATCAGATATGTCTCATAAACTTGGAGCATGATATGCTTCCTGTGCAGTCAAGTGCTGAACCTTTATGCAGGTTTTCTGACCacatcctctctgtctctctgtctctctccatgcAGTACGGTTTCAATATGGTCATGTCTCATGCACATGCAGTCAATGAAATTGCTCTCAGCTTGAACAATAAGAACCCACGGTAAGAACTCAGGACCCCTCCTCCATAAAAGCAGAGCCGGGCCAAACAAAAGGGGAAACCCTGCAGCCAATTCATACGATATGCTTCTCCGTGGGCCTCTGCTTCTCTCTGAAGTCGAGGATCAGAGGTGTATACACGGGTCGTTAAGGGAATGTTTTCTAAAGGGAGATTTGTGGTAAACCACTGAGACTGATTACTTCATAATAAAGTCTATGAGGGTAAACACGTAAAAACCATGGAAACACCCACCAAAGCTTCAGACATTAATGCAGATTATGACTTTTGAGCCCTGTATGTTAATATCTACACCAATTTTGAGGATGCTTGAATTTTGTGATAGAACATATAAaactgtactttttaaaaaaatgtagttgtattGATGAAAGTTTGGTGCATTTTCAGGACAAAAGCTTTGGTCCTTGAGCTGCTGGCTGCTGTTTGTCTTGTCCGAGGAGGTCATGAGATCATCCTTTCAGCATTTGACAACTTCAAAGAGGTGCCTATTGCaactttttaatgaatttttaacAAGCTCTCAAGTTGTTATGTTCAGGATTAAGTTGTAACATATCGCTGGCCTAGCTATGTCTGAATATACTAATCAAAATTTAAGTAACATCAATATAATTGCCCTAATTTCCCACATCACTGGCGTGCATAAAGGCATAAAGGTCAAGTGTAGCGGGCCGAAAACTGAGAAGCTCTGAGAGATTTTATCTATCTGAGGTTGCAAGCAAAGCTCTATGGTGGCGTGTCTGAGATTATTGGACTCATTAAGACATCAGATGTTAAGTAACCTTGAACAATAATCAGAGGATCACTTCCCAGTGGGAGCCAGTGAACCAGAAAGATTTGCTTAgcctttttgctttttgctcgTACAGTCACCTAAACTCCGGAACCAGACAAAATGCCTTACAGTCCAAAGCCTCAGCGAGACCCAAGAGCTAATCAACTCTCTAGTGGAAACAACATAGTACTGCTGTTTTTCCAAAATGATGCATTAACACAAAGTGACAGGTGTCTGAGATCTCACAGGGAGAAGGTCACGTTTGCTATTCATTctatgtttttattcatttcatttattcaacctttatttaaccaggaattCTCTTGAGATTAACATCTCTTTGTCAAGGTGGACCTGGCCAAGATCGATAGCAGTTGCTGTTCATTTGCAGAAGTCTTTATGAGAGCTCTGAACTCtcccaagaaaaaaaagcattcagCTGTAATGTGCTCTGACTGTTATTCTATGACTGAGGTGCCAAATAAGAGAATGCTGTTCTATAAAGCTCAGAGAAAAATCATAGCAGCTGTACTGGTCGTCAAATTTTAGATCCACAGCtacagtgtttgtgtgcaagGAAAAGGATTTTTATTTCATCAACTTAAGAAACAACGTAAGTCAAACACTGAGATTATGTTGTTTGCAAgtagaaaaacagaataaaagaaatAGTTGATTTACCCTGATTATGCTTTTGTTGATAGAGCTGTAACACATCAGTGAAAGCAGCAGTTTATCAGATATTTGTTATGTCCATAGCACAACATTATGAAGCCATTGGCTTCATTGATTTTGCTGCATACTTCATGAACACCTCAGCATTGTGGTTTGCTCCAAaggcatgattttttttcttaattaataaataaataatttgtaaAGTGCcatggacaaaaaaaaacatgtagtaTGGTTGATTTTAGGTGATAAATATAGGTAATATTTCCCTAAGGTACCACTTTGACATTCAATAAAAAACGTCCTTTCTCGGGTCTCTTATTTTTTGTCTACATCGGACAAAGTTTTTGTTCTACTTTGTAAACcagagaaaaaaatctttattttgctTCACCTGGTGTGTTTCAGGTTTGCAAAGAGAAGCATCGCTTCGAGAGACTGATGGATTACTTCCGCAGTGAAGAGGGAAACATTGACTTCATGGTAAGACAAGCGTTTAGTTACATACAGATGTGTCTTTTTTGTGTGAGAGTACATCCAtcagtacaaataaaaatgtctggCTCAAATGCCAAaggtattttttattattatctgtaTAAAGGAAAACACACTTTTATACAAGGTGCAAATGCAAAATCCAGTGGACTATATGTCAGTTTTAAGATAAAATATCCTGATACAGATTATACGTATCAAGTATATAAAGAATATTAATGAGCTGGTGTCTGTTTGCATTTGTTCTCCAGGTTGCTTGCATGCAGTTCATCAACATTGTGGTCCACTCAGTTGAAGACATGAACTTCAGAGTGCATCTGCAGTATGAATTCACCAAACTGGGACTAGATGACTTCCTGGAGGTAAAGAAATAATGTTGTGCTTAAACTGGGCCAATCGCTCTCATTGTCCACGTGGAGACTATTCGCGGAGTGTCACTAATGTTGAATTTATTCTCTCTCGTGCCAGAAATCTAAACACACGGAGAGCGACAAGCTGTCGGTTCAGATCCAGGCTTACCTTGATAACGTATTTGATGTGGGTGGCCTGCTAGAAGATGCCGAAACCAAGAATGCAGCGCTGGAGAAGGTGGAGGAACTGGAGGAGCACCTGTCCCACGTAAGTGCACCACCCAGTCTGGACCACCAACACTGCTCTCTATACACATTTATGAGATTGTTGTGGTTCACCAGCTATGTACTTAAGTTGGCTGTTTCTACATGGCAATTAGAAATCTACTCGGTGTTTGCACTTCACAAGTGGTTCAGGATAATAATTGGGTGGGGAATGCTGGAAAATGGAGTGCGTGAAACAATCTTATTATTGTTCTCGTGTTGGCTCGGTCTTTCTGGGCTATTGCCTTTGTATCCCACGCTGCTTTGCAAAGACCTTCTTCACATGGAAAGGTCGTAGGCAGCCCCTGACATCATTCTTggaatttgaaaacaaactCTGCTCTCAGAGGTCAGAAATGATGGGGGAGGAAGAGGGTGAAGATTCTCTCTGAATTCCTTAGCAAAGATGTGTAATGTAAAATCAAAACTGAGAGCTGTGTCATGTTATTGCTGCATCATGCTGCTCGCTGTATCTTATTTCTTAGTGATGATGCAGTGTATGGGGAGGAGGGATGGGGAAGTGGAGCTGGGAAAGATGCCCACTGTGTGGATCAAttctttccttctctcatcTCAGTGTTGCTCCATCTTCTCTTCTAGGTGACTGAGAAGCTTCTGGAGGTTGAGAATGAAACAATGATGAAAGTAGCCGATCTGGAGAAGCTGCTCATTCAGAAAGACAAGGAGCTGAACGTAATACGGGTAAGCCACAGTCCTATCGACGTGATATTTCTTGCTCTCCTCGCATCATAAAGGCTTCAGATTCCGTGCCTGTTAGCAGAGATCAGGTTCATATGCTTGTGGCTAAATTGCTGTATTAGCAAATTAGGTCACAAAGAGACAGGATGTTTGTTTAGCTTGTGGAGTCACTGTGCATTATGCTCTTTATCACCCCCTGGTGACTGCTCAGGAGACATACGAGTCAACCAGCACTCAGGTTAACACCCTGAGGAGGATGATCAAGGAGAAGGATGCTGCATTTCAGAGGCACTTCAACATTGAGAAGCGTCTGCTGGAGCTCGAACAGCAGGGCACCATCCGCTTGCACAAGAAACCTGATGGAGACATCGCCATCGAGCCGCTGGGCGTCGGCAGTGCCGGGATACCCTTGGGAAACATCGGAAAGCTGTCTTTGGGTTCAACGGCAGGGCTGACAGAACTAGGAGGACCCGACACAAGTTTACCACCAGCCAGCGAAGCACCTCCGCCTCCAccgcctcctccccctccccctcccctgcCATCTGCTTCAGGTGATGACAACACTGTGACTCGCAGTCTAGTGAttcatgtatatgtatgtgaaaGTTGACTTTCTCATCTGTGGACCCTCAGAGcagatttattttcagttcccTATATTTGTTCATTCGTGCCAAACCAAGTGATGGGTCACAGCAGTGTTCTTCTAAGCCAGACAGGAAAGGGAAACATAAGGCTGGTTTCCTTTGTCTCCGGAAAGGCCGCACTGACTGTTGGAGCACTTTCCAGCCTTTTATCCAAACTAGACTTTATCAGGTTTCACTAactttaaaaatcagttttcagCGATTGTCAGGCCGAGGTGGCAGCTCACGTAGAACACGAAGCTGTTGCTaaacatgcaataaaaataCTCTTCTGCATTAATTACAGGACACACTGCGCCagtcccaccaccaccacctcctccccttGCTCCTCCTCTGCCAGAAGCTTCCCCCTCTGTCATCTTGAGCGTAGGTCTGTCAGGTGAGCGTGCACACAAAATTAAACTTGGTTGTCTTTGCCTTCGATTTTGATGTTCAAGGTTGACTAGATCAGAGGATTGTGGGTGGCAGGAGGTAGAGTGGATTACTAATCTGAAGGTCGGTAggttgatccctggctcctctaGTCTGTGCGCTGAAGTGTCCAGAACTCTAAGATGCATCCGTCGGAGTATAAGTGTGTGAACGATAGGCGAAAATCACTTAGCCATAGAAAAAGATggttgtatgaatgtgtgtgagtggcTGAATAAAGCTTCGCGTTGAAAAGTGGTATATAAGTACCGTTCATTCTGAATTCAACGAACACTTTCTTCACCACAGCTATCAGGATCAAGAAGCCTATAAAGACCAAGTTCCGCTTGCCTGTGTTTAACTGGACGGCCTTGAAGCCCAATCAGATCAATGGCACAGTCTTCAACGAGATCGATGATGAACGTGTGCTAGAGGTAAATCAAGAAGATAAAACCTCTTTCATGTTAAGATGTAGGTCTTGGTTAATATGTGTCAAATTTGAATTTATGGTAAATTAGTATTAATCTCAGTAAAACTTTTCCATAGTCAAAAGCTCAGGTTTCTCTAGTCTCTTCCAGTTGAGTTCAAACCTTAATAAGAggaaaaagtaaagcaaaactaaacttAAATGATAAGAGCAGTGTGTCGCGAAATAACCAGCTTCATACCAACACCATAACACTTATGTGTTCAGGACTTTTAACATCAATTTAGAGCAAGTAAAAGTTGAGTTGTTATTCACATGcaggagctggagctggagagGTTTGAGGAGCTATTTAAGACGAGAGCCCAGGGTCCAGTTGTGGATCTTTCCTGCACAAAGAGCAAAGTAGCCAATAAGGTGGCAAACAAAGTCACACTTCTGGACGCCAATCGCTCCAAGAACTTAGCCATCACACTGCGAAAGGCTAACAAGACAACAGAAGAGATCTGCAAAGCCATAGAGAAGTATGCACCTGTCTTTTACGTAAACTTTACATACTTACATAATTTTCTGTGGAACAAGTTACAGGTAACGTGTTATCTTCACTCAGGTTTGACCTCAAGGCCTTACCTGTCGACTTTGTGGAGTGCCTGATGCGTTTCCTGCCCACCGAGGCAGAAGTGAAGGTGATGCGTCAGTACGAGCGCGAGCGGCGTCCGCTGGATCAGTTAGCAGAGGAGGATCGCTTCATGTTGTTATTCAGCAAGATCGAGAGGCTGACGCAGAGAATGAACATTATCACCTTTGTTGGAAACTTTGCCGACAACGTGAGCATGCTCACGCCACAGCTCAACGCCATCATTGCTGCTTCTGGCTCAATCAAGTCGGCACCAAAGCTCAAGAGGATGCTTGAAGTGAGATGTGTTTGTTGACTTTCACAGCAGCAgcgtttgtattttttaatgcatataTTCACTCGGTGCTTTTGGTTTACTCGTAGATCATCTTAGCCCTAGGAAACTACATGAACAGCAGCAAACGAGGCTGCGTTTATGGTTTCAAATTACAAAGCCTTGATCTGGTGAGTAATCAGTAGTGATGTTTACTGGAATTCCAGTCAGCACAAAAGTGTGCTGCAgagtttattattaaattgCTTTTCCTAACAATGTTTTTTACACAGCTTCTGGACACTAAGTCTACAGACAGAAAGATGACATTGCTCCACTACATAGCTCTTATTGTGAAAGAGAAGTACCCTGAACTGACCAACTTCTACAATGAATTGCACTTTGTGGACAAAGCTGCAGCAGGTGAGCGTGCACCAAATATTAAACTCTGTCAGCAACCTCGTGGAGATGCAGTATTTTCACAGAAAGGTCAGGTGTTAACATCTGGATAAAACGCTACGTAATATACTTAAAATATGCTCTGATGTCTGCGTGCAAAGTGTCTCTGGAAAACGTCCTGCTGGATGTTCGAGAGCTGGGGAAAGGCATGGACCTCATCCGGAGAGAGTGCAGTCTCCACGACCACTCAGTCCTGAAAGGTTTTGTCCAGGCTAGTGACTCACAGCTGGACAAGCTACAGAAGGACGCCAAAATGGCAGAGGTATCCGACAGCGTCTTCACCTCCAAAACCTCAAATTATCCGCTggaacaaatgaaaatgaaaccttTTTCGTTCATTCATCTCACTGACATCTGATGCGCAGCCACTAACTCGACAGTGTTTACAAACATTCTCTTTCCCAATTCCAGGAAGCCTTTAACAGTGTGGTGAGCTACTTTGGAGAAAGTGCCAAGACGGCTCCACCCTCCGTGTTCTTCCCTGTGTTTGTGCGCTTCATCAAGGCGTACAAGGTGAGGACGCCAAGCAGAAGCTACATCTCTGTAGCTTTCCTCACTTCCTCAGCTGGTCATTTGGGAAGTTCCCTGGTTATCTGTCAGCCTTGCTGAGAGCAGAGCGGGGCAGAGCTTTGGCTGCTTTTGTGGCACAGGACGTGGCGTATACTCCCAGGCCAAATAACAGGAAAGGCCAGCTGGGTCTGACTTTAGAAGCTGCAGCTGTGGTGTTTAGACtcgtc from Astatotilapia calliptera chromosome 20, fAstCal1.2, whole genome shotgun sequence includes these protein-coding regions:
- the fmnl3 gene encoding formin-like protein 3 isoform X1 translates to MGNIESVDGQSEMKQHIMPLKVPMPDPTELEEKFAIVLNSMNLPPDKARLLRQYDNEKKWDLICDQERFQVKNPPHTYIQKLRGYLDPGVTRKKFRRRVQESTKVLRELEISLRTNHIGWVREFLNDENRGLDVLVEYLSFAQCAVMLDFEGLENWEDSFLDKSKSWSRSIEDLHHTNAQPFCNTLVRSARQSVLRYGSVANSKTIKNSRLVSQKDDVHVCIMCLRAIMNYQYGFNMVMSHAHAVNEIALSLNNKNPRTKALVLELLAAVCLVRGGHEIILSAFDNFKEVCKEKHRFERLMDYFRSEEGNIDFMVACMQFINIVVHSVEDMNFRVHLQYEFTKLGLDDFLEKSKHTESDKLSVQIQAYLDNVFDVGGLLEDAETKNAALEKVEELEEHLSHVTEKLLEVENETMMKVADLEKLLIQKDKELNVIRETYESTSTQVNTLRRMIKEKDAAFQRHFNIEKRLLELEQQGTIRLHKKPDGDIAIEPLGVGSAGIPLGNIGKLSLGSTAGLTELGGPDTSLPPASEAPPPPPPPPPPPPLPSASGHTAPVPPPPPPPLAPPLPEASPSVILSVGLSAIRIKKPIKTKFRLPVFNWTALKPNQINGTVFNEIDDERVLEELELERFEELFKTRAQGPVVDLSCTKSKVANKVANKVTLLDANRSKNLAITLRKANKTTEEICKAIEKFDLKALPVDFVECLMRFLPTEAEVKVMRQYERERRPLDQLAEEDRFMLLFSKIERLTQRMNIITFVGNFADNVSMLTPQLNAIIAASGSIKSAPKLKRMLEIILALGNYMNSSKRGCVYGFKLQSLDLLLDTKSTDRKMTLLHYIALIVKEKYPELTNFYNELHFVDKAAAVSLENVLLDVRELGKGMDLIRRECSLHDHSVLKGFVQASDSQLDKLQKDAKMAEEAFNSVVSYFGESAKTAPPSVFFPVFVRFIKAYKDAVEENEQRKKQEEAMREKLLAQEAKQHDPKVQAQKKRHQQQELIAELRRRQAKDHRPVYEGKDGTIEDIITVLKSVPFKARTAKRGSRFFCKANLCDDANC
- the fmnl3 gene encoding formin-like protein 3 isoform X4, with the protein product MGNIESVDGQSEMKQHIMPLKVPMPDPTELEEKFAIVLNSMNLPPDKARLLRQYDNEKKWDLICDQERFQVKNPPHTYIQKLRGYLDPGVTRKKFRRRVQESTKVLRELEISLRTNHIGWVREFLNDENRGLDVLVEYLSFAQCAVIYGSVANSKTIKNSRLVSQKDDVHVCIMCLRAIMNYQYGFNMVMSHAHAVNEIALSLNNKNPRTKALVLELLAAVCLVRGGHEIILSAFDNFKEVCKEKHRFERLMDYFRSEEGNIDFMVACMQFINIVVHSVEDMNFRVHLQYEFTKLGLDDFLEKSKHTESDKLSVQIQAYLDNVFDVGGLLEDAETKNAALEKVEELEEHLSHVTEKLLEVENETMMKVADLEKLLIQKDKELNVIRETYESTSTQVNTLRRMIKEKDAAFQRHFNIEKRLLELEQQGTIRLHKKPDGDIAIEPLGVGSAGIPLGNIGKLSLGSTAGLTELGGPDTSLPPASEAPPPPPPPPPPPPLPSASGHTAPVPPPPPPPLAPPLPEASPSVILSVGLSAIRIKKPIKTKFRLPVFNWTALKPNQINGTVFNEIDDERVLEELELERFEELFKTRAQGPVVDLSCTKSKVANKVANKVTLLDANRSKNLAITLRKANKTTEEICKAIEKFDLKALPVDFVECLMRFLPTEAEVKVMRQYERERRPLDQLAEEDRFMLLFSKIERLTQRMNIITFVGNFADNVSMLTPQLNAIIAASGSIKSAPKLKRMLEIILALGNYMNSSKRGCVYGFKLQSLDLLLDTKSTDRKMTLLHYIALIVKEKYPELTNFYNELHFVDKAAAVSLENVLLDVRELGKGMDLIRRECSLHDHSVLKGFVQASDSQLDKLQKDAKMAEEAFNSVVSYFGESAKTAPPSVFFPVFVRFIKAYKDAVEENEQRKKQEEAMREKLLAQEAKQHDPKVQAQKKRHQQQELIAELRRRQAKDHRPVYEGKDGTIEDIITVLKSVPFKARTAKRGSRFFCKANLCDDANC